The Cellulomonas sp. S1-8 genomic sequence TCGACGTCGTCGAGCGCCCGCGCCTGCTCGTCGGCCAGGAGGTCCGGCTCGAGCTCGACCACGACGAGGAAGCCCTCCCCGTCCTGCGCGGTCAGCGGCGCCGCCGCCGGGTTCGTCACGCCCCCCGGCAGCTGCAGGGGATCGATGACCGACAGGACACCGGCGACGGCCGCGAGGTCGTCCCGCGCCGGTGCGAGGGCCTCGGCGAGCTCGGGATCGGTGGGGTCGAGGCCCGACAGCACGAGGTTGACCCCGGGCCCGGTGGTCCGCTCGTCGGCGAGGATCTGCTGGCCGCGGGTCGACTCGGCGCCCGGGACGCCCGGCGACCCGGTCGCCACCCGGTCGAACAGGTTCTCCCCGTGCAGGCCCTGGACCGCCGTGGCGTAGCCGACGACCGTGAGCACCAGCCAGACGACGACCGTCAGGCGCGGGTGGTGGGCGACGGTGCGACCCAGGCGTGCGAACACGCGGGTCATGCTCGCAGGTCGTCGGGTGGTCGCGCATGTCACGGCACCCGGCGGCGCGGTCGCGCACCACCGTGACCGGTGGTCGGCGCGTCACCGGCGGTGCGTAGGCTCGCGGTCATGGACCTGTTCGACGCGGTCTCCTCCACCGCGCAAGGGCTGCCCGCCCCCCGCGCGGGGGCACCGCTCGCGGTACGCATGCGCCCGAGCACCCTCACCGAGGTCGCCGGGCAGGCGCACCTGCTGGTGCCCGGCTCCCCGCTGCGTCGCCTCGTCGAGCCCGCCGACGAGGCCACGCGCCGCGCCGCGCCGACCTCCGTGATCCTGTGGGGCCCGCCCGGCACGGGCAAGACCACGCTCGCCTACCTCGTCGCCGCCACCTCCGGACGCCGGTTCGTCGAGCTCTCGGCCGTCACGGCCGGTGTCAAGGACGTCCGCGCGGTCGTCGAGGACGCCCGCCGACGCCTCGCCGCCGACGGCTCCGAGACCGTGCTGTTCATCGACGAGGTGCACCGCTTCACCAAGGCCCAGCAGGACGCGCTCCTGCCGAGCGTCGAGAACCGCTGGGTCACGCTGGTGGCCGCCACCACCGAGAACCCGTCGTTCTCCGTCAACTCCCCGCTGCTGTCCCGCTCGCTCCTGCTCACCCTGCAGCCGCTGACGACCGACGACGTGCGCACCGTCGTGCAGCGCGCCGCGGCCGACGAGCGCGGCCTGGCCGGCTCCGTCGTCCTCGACGACGACGCGCTGGACCACCTGCTGCGGCTGGCCGGCGGCGACGCGCGCAAGGCGCTGACGATCCTCGAGGCCGCCGCCGGCGCCGCGCTCGGCGACCACGACGGCACCGCGCCGACCGCGCCCGGGACGCCCGTCACCGTGGGGCTCGCGACCGTCGAGCGCGCCGTCGACGTCGCCGCCGTGCGCTACGACCGCGACGGGGACCAGCACTACGACG encodes the following:
- a CDS encoding replication-associated recombination protein A, translated to MDLFDAVSSTAQGLPAPRAGAPLAVRMRPSTLTEVAGQAHLLVPGSPLRRLVEPADEATRRAAPTSVILWGPPGTGKTTLAYLVAATSGRRFVELSAVTAGVKDVRAVVEDARRRLAADGSETVLFIDEVHRFTKAQQDALLPSVENRWVTLVAATTENPSFSVNSPLLSRSLLLTLQPLTTDDVRTVVQRAAADERGLAGSVVLDDDALDHLLRLAGGDARKALTILEAAAGAALGDHDGTAPTAPGTPVTVGLATVERAVDVAAVRYDRDGDQHYDVVSAFIKSMRGSDVDASLHYLARMVAAGEDPRFIARRIVIAAAEDVGMADPSALQTAVAAAQAVALIGMPEARIILAEAVVHLATAPKSNAAYVAIDRALADVRAGRLGTVPPHLRDAHYAGAQGLGHGAGYRYAHDAPHAVAAQQYLPDELAGSRYYEPSDRGFERSVAERLTRIRSILDPVPPAAPGDAG